One window from the genome of Rhodopseudomonas sp. P2A-2r encodes:
- a CDS encoding peroxiredoxin, whose protein sequence is MTIKVGDKLPEAKFRVMTAEGPVEKTTDDVFKGKKVALFAVPGAYTGTCHKMHLPSIFLNAYAMKDKGVDTIGIVSVNDAFVMNAWKKDTDLRDEAIFLADGNADFAKAIGLEMDGSGFGLGIRSKRYSMLVEDGVVTKLNLEPNAGKVEVSGGDTLLEQL, encoded by the coding sequence ATGACCATCAAAGTTGGCGACAAGCTGCCCGAGGCGAAGTTTCGCGTGATGACCGCGGAAGGTCCCGTCGAGAAAACCACCGACGACGTGTTCAAGGGCAAGAAGGTCGCCCTGTTCGCCGTGCCCGGCGCCTATACCGGCACCTGCCACAAGATGCATCTGCCGAGCATCTTCCTCAACGCCTATGCGATGAAGGACAAGGGCGTCGACACCATCGGGATTGTCTCCGTCAACGATGCCTTCGTGATGAACGCCTGGAAGAAGGACACCGACCTGCGCGACGAGGCGATCTTCCTCGCCGACGGCAATGCCGATTTCGCCAAGGCCATCGGCCTGGAAATGGACGGCTCGGGCTTCGGCCTCGGCATCCGCTCCAAGCGCTACTCGATGCTGGTCGAAGACGGCGTCGTCACCAAGCTCAACCTCGAGCCGAACGCCGGCAAGGTCGAAGTCTCAGGCGGCGATACGCTGCTCGAACAGCTTTGA
- a CDS encoding D-alanyl-D-alanine carboxypeptidase family protein, giving the protein MARLPGGLNVNFQDFSALRPAPRAGRKGPESDSAVFVRPSPAAEVDHGRRRAFAGAARPRTAQAEALLVVEVDTGKVLQAENATYPWYPASVTKLMTAYVTLKAVKDGRLSLDTLVSVSPTAAAQSPSKMGLRPGTQLTIDNALKMMLVKSANDMAVVLAEGVGGSIDGFSEQMNATAQKLGMTQTHYVNPNGLPADGQVTSARDLAILARAIIHDLPEYEYFVHIPSIRFGRRVTQNFNRLIGRFPGADGMKTGFICASGYNLVATATRNGKRLIAVVLGASSGQMRAVRAAQLLERGFASNSLTWLRPAMGTVDNLAPIDAAPPNLRDEMCGPKRKRPASDEDENVASDSSGESPSLTFFSAGLQPPTLRPVDMIAAAPAPSEPVIVYTGPKKTGAELIAANAVEEAKQTPKPKAGKKRVAGKKPDAAADAKDTKPAATAEAKPDAKPAKRVSVKLDTAKPDAPKPTAAKPAAGAAKPAAAAAAKPKSAAKPAPKATTGEAKPAAATSPRS; this is encoded by the coding sequence ATGGCCCGCCTGCCTGGCGGCCTGAACGTCAATTTCCAGGATTTCAGCGCGCTGCGCCCGGCGCCGCGCGCTGGTCGCAAAGGACCGGAATCGGATAGTGCAGTTTTTGTTCGCCCCTCGCCTGCCGCTGAAGTGGATCATGGTCGCCGCCGCGCTTTCGCTGGCGCCGCTCGCCCCCGCACCGCTCAAGCCGAGGCGCTGCTGGTGGTCGAGGTCGATACCGGCAAGGTGCTGCAGGCGGAAAACGCCACCTATCCGTGGTATCCGGCCTCCGTCACCAAGCTGATGACCGCCTATGTGACGCTGAAGGCGGTCAAGGACGGACGGCTGTCGCTGGACACGCTGGTGTCGGTCTCGCCGACCGCGGCGGCGCAGTCGCCCTCCAAGATGGGCCTCAGGCCCGGCACCCAGCTGACCATCGATAATGCGCTGAAGATGATGCTGGTGAAGTCGGCCAACGACATGGCCGTGGTGCTGGCCGAGGGCGTCGGCGGCTCGATCGATGGCTTCTCCGAGCAAATGAACGCTACCGCGCAGAAGCTCGGCATGACCCAGACCCATTACGTCAATCCCAATGGCCTGCCGGCCGACGGACAGGTCACCTCGGCCCGCGATCTGGCCATCCTGGCCCGCGCCATCATCCACGACCTGCCGGAATACGAGTATTTCGTGCACATCCCGTCGATCCGTTTCGGCCGCAGGGTGACGCAGAACTTCAACCGGCTGATCGGCCGCTTCCCGGGCGCCGACGGCATGAAGACCGGCTTCATCTGTGCGTCCGGCTACAATCTGGTGGCCACCGCCACGCGCAACGGCAAGCGCCTGATCGCCGTGGTGCTGGGCGCGTCCTCCGGTCAGATGCGCGCGGTGCGCGCCGCCCAGCTGCTGGAACGCGGCTTTGCCAGCAATTCGCTGACCTGGCTGCGCCCGGCCATGGGCACCGTCGACAATCTGGCGCCGATCGACGCCGCCCCGCCGAACCTGCGCGACGAAATGTGCGGACCCAAGCGCAAGCGCCCGGCCAGCGACGAGGACGAAAACGTGGCCAGCGACAGCTCCGGCGAGAGCCCCAGCCTGACCTTCTTCAGCGCCGGCCTGCAGCCGCCGACGCTGCGCCCGGTCGACATGATCGCCGCCGCCCCTGCCCCGTCGGAGCCGGTCATCGTCTATACCGGCCCGAAAAAGACCGGCGCCGAGCTGATCGCCGCCAATGCCGTGGAAGAGGCCAAGCAGACGCCGAAGCCGAAGGCAGGCAAGAAGCGGGTCGCCGGAAAGAAGCCGGACGCCGCGGCCGACGCCAAGGACACCAAGCCGGCGGCGACTGCCGAAGCCAAGCCGGATGCGAAGCCCGCCAAGCGGGTCAGCGTCAAGCTCGACACCGCCAAGCCCGACGCGCCGAAGCCCACGGCAGCCAAGCCCGCAGCGGGCGCTGCCAAACCGGCAGCAGCAGCGGCGGCCAAGCCCAAGTCGGCCGCCAAGCCGGCGCCGAAAGCCACCACCGGCGAGGCCAAGCCCGCCGCCGCGACGTCGCCGCGCTCGTAG
- the rnhA gene encoding ribonuclease HI, whose amino-acid sequence MTALTPVIIHTDGACSGNPGPGGWGAILKFGEVEKELKGGEPHTTNNRMELMAAISALEALKKPCTVDLHTDSQYLRNGIMSWIHGWKKNGWKTADRKPVKNVDLWQRLDAALHTHTVRWHWVKGHAGHAENERADQLSRDGLAENRNRK is encoded by the coding sequence GTGACTGCTCTCACTCCCGTCATCATTCACACCGACGGCGCCTGCTCCGGCAATCCCGGTCCCGGCGGCTGGGGCGCGATCCTGAAATTCGGCGAGGTCGAGAAGGAATTGAAGGGCGGCGAGCCGCACACCACCAACAACCGCATGGAGCTGATGGCCGCGATCTCGGCGCTGGAGGCGCTGAAGAAGCCGTGCACCGTCGATCTGCACACCGACAGCCAGTACCTGCGCAACGGCATCATGAGCTGGATCCACGGCTGGAAGAAAAACGGCTGGAAGACCGCCGACAGGAAGCCGGTGAAGAATGTCGACCTGTGGCAGCGCCTCGACGCCGCGCTGCATACCCACACCGTGCGCTGGCACTGGGTCAAGGGCCACGCCGGCCACGCCGAGAACGAACGCGCCGATCAGCTGTCGCGCGATGGTCTGGCGGAGAATAGAAACAGGAAGTAG
- a CDS encoding long-chain fatty acid--CoA ligase, whose protein sequence is MERIWLKQYPAGVPADIDVTQYPSLVALLEESFAKFRDRKAFICMDKSITYRELDEMSVALGAYLQSKGLAKGARIALMMPNVLQYPVATAAVLRAGYAVVNVNPLYTPRELEHQLKDSGAEAIIVLENFAATVQKVIARTAVKHVIVGSMGDMLGFKGLIVNLVVRKVKKMVPAWSLPGAVPFNDALSAGRGMTFAKPAIGPDDVAFLQYTGGTTGLSKGATLLHRNILANVLQNDAWLQPALRKPPHVDQLFIVCALPLYHIFALTACFLLAMRAGGVNLLIPNPRDMPGFVKELLKYQINSFPAVNTLFNGLLHTPGFDQVDFSKLKISNGGGMAVQKAVAEKWLKVTGCSIAEGYGLSETAPTLTCNPADVEEFNGSIGVPVPSTWISIRDDDGNEVPLGSPGEICAKGPQIMSGYWNRPDETAKVMTADGFFRTGDIGIMTADGYTKIVDRKKDMILVSGFNVYPNEVEDVIASHPGVLECAVVGVPDERTTEAVKAFVVKKDPNLTAADIIKFCHTELTNYKVPKQIEFRDALPKTNVGKILRRELRDEKKQAAA, encoded by the coding sequence ATGGAGCGCATCTGGCTCAAGCAGTATCCGGCGGGCGTCCCCGCGGATATCGACGTGACGCAATATCCGTCGCTGGTCGCGCTGCTGGAAGAGAGCTTTGCGAAATTCCGCGACCGCAAGGCGTTCATCTGCATGGACAAGTCCATCACCTATCGGGAGCTGGACGAGATGTCGGTGGCGCTGGGCGCCTACCTGCAGAGCAAGGGACTGGCCAAGGGTGCGCGGATCGCGCTGATGATGCCCAACGTGCTGCAATATCCGGTAGCCACCGCCGCGGTGCTGCGCGCCGGCTATGCGGTGGTGAACGTCAATCCGCTCTACACGCCCCGCGAACTCGAACACCAGTTGAAGGACTCCGGCGCCGAGGCGATCATCGTCCTGGAGAACTTTGCCGCCACGGTGCAAAAGGTCATTGCCAGGACTGCGGTGAAGCATGTCATCGTCGGCAGCATGGGCGACATGCTCGGCTTCAAGGGCCTGATCGTCAATCTTGTCGTGCGCAAGGTGAAGAAGATGGTGCCGGCCTGGTCGCTGCCCGGCGCGGTGCCGTTCAACGACGCGCTGTCAGCCGGCCGCGGCATGACGTTCGCCAAGCCGGCGATCGGTCCCGACGACGTCGCCTTCCTGCAATATACCGGCGGCACCACCGGCCTTTCCAAGGGCGCCACGCTGCTCCACCGCAACATCCTTGCCAACGTACTGCAGAACGATGCCTGGCTGCAGCCGGCGCTGCGCAAGCCGCCCCATGTCGACCAGCTGTTCATCGTCTGCGCGCTGCCACTGTATCATATCTTCGCGCTGACGGCCTGCTTCCTGCTGGCGATGCGTGCCGGCGGCGTCAACCTGTTGATCCCCAATCCGCGCGACATGCCCGGCTTCGTCAAGGAGCTGCTGAAGTATCAGATCAACAGCTTCCCGGCGGTCAACACGTTGTTCAACGGTCTGCTGCACACGCCGGGCTTCGACCAGGTCGACTTCTCCAAGCTGAAGATTTCCAACGGCGGCGGCATGGCTGTGCAGAAGGCGGTGGCTGAGAAGTGGCTGAAGGTCACCGGCTGTTCGATCGCGGAAGGCTACGGCCTGTCGGAGACGGCGCCGACCCTGACCTGCAATCCCGCCGACGTCGAAGAGTTCAATGGCAGCATCGGCGTGCCGGTGCCCTCGACCTGGATTTCGATCCGCGACGACGACGGCAACGAGGTGCCGCTCGGGTCGCCGGGCGAGATCTGCGCCAAGGGACCGCAGATCATGTCGGGTTACTGGAACCGGCCGGACGAGACTGCAAAGGTCATGACTGCCGATGGCTTCTTCCGCACCGGCGACATCGGCATCATGACGGCGGACGGCTACACCAAGATCGTGGACCGCAAAAAGGATATGATCCTGGTCTCCGGCTTCAACGTCTACCCGAACGAGGTCGAGGACGTCATCGCCAGCCATCCCGGGGTGCTGGAATGCGCGGTGGTCGGCGTTCCCGACGAGCGCACCACCGAAGCCGTCAAGGCCTTCGTGGTGAAGAAGGACCCGAACCTGACCGCAGCAGACATCATCAAGTTCTGTCATACGGAGCTCACCAACTACAAGGTGCCGAAGCAGATCGAATTCCGCGACGCGCTGCCCAAGACCAACGTCGGCAAGATCCTGCGCCGCGAGTTGCGCGACGAAAAGAAGCAGGCGGCGGCGTAA
- a CDS encoding glucan ABC transporter ATP-binding protein/ permease: MIRLYTRVLQLLGKETRLGWILAGANLLLAAAQFAEPVLFGRIIDVLSGNLSTGALETRVGSPWPLLAAWVGFGLFTIGCGAIVALNADRLAHRQRQAVLTDYFEHIMQLPLTYHTGTHSGRLMKVMLQGTDALWRLWLGFFREHFASIVSLIVLLPLSLYINWRLATLLFILCVVFTVLTTLVVRKTYGLQSEVEGHYSDLSARASDALGNVALVQSFVRVDAEVQSLRSVASQLLAVQMPVLSWWALVTVMTRASTTITVLAIFTVGIALHQQGLTTVGEIVMFVSFATMLIQKLEQVVSFINSVFMEAPRLQEFFNVLDAVPAVRDRIDAIDPGRLQGLVEFNNVSFSYDGKRPAIADLSFTALPGQTIALVGATGAGKSTAIALLHRAFDPQSGVIKIDGMDVRGLTLAGLRRNIGVVFQEALLFNRSIADNLRVGKPDATEEEMRTAARRAQALDFIERSERGFETNAGERGRMLSGGERQRLSIARALLKDPPILILDEATSALDAVTEAKVNVALDEVMKGRTTFVIAHRLSTIRNATRILVFEGGRVIESGTFDELVAQGGHFAALATAQFMVQENARASLNLPEAGPAMAAAPGHVEI; this comes from the coding sequence ATGATCCGACTTTACACCCGCGTGCTGCAACTGCTGGGCAAGGAGACGCGGCTCGGCTGGATCCTGGCTGGCGCCAACCTGCTGCTGGCCGCGGCGCAATTCGCCGAGCCGGTCTTGTTCGGCCGCATCATCGACGTGCTGTCGGGTAACCTGTCCACCGGCGCGCTGGAAACCAGGGTCGGCTCGCCATGGCCGCTGCTGGCCGCCTGGGTGGGCTTCGGCCTGTTCACCATCGGCTGCGGCGCCATCGTCGCGCTGAACGCCGACCGGCTGGCGCATCGCCAGCGTCAGGCGGTGCTGACCGACTATTTCGAGCACATCATGCAGCTGCCGCTCACCTATCACACCGGCACCCATTCCGGCCGGCTGATGAAGGTGATGCTGCAGGGCACCGACGCCCTGTGGCGGCTGTGGCTCGGCTTCTTCCGCGAGCACTTCGCCTCCATCGTGTCGCTGATCGTGCTGCTGCCGCTGTCGCTGTACATCAACTGGCGGCTGGCGACCCTGCTGTTCATCCTGTGCGTCGTCTTCACGGTGCTGACCACGCTGGTGGTGCGCAAGACCTACGGGCTGCAGAGCGAGGTCGAGGGCCACTACAGCGACCTCTCTGCGCGCGCTTCCGATGCGCTGGGCAATGTCGCACTGGTACAGAGCTTCGTCCGCGTCGACGCCGAGGTGCAGAGCCTGCGCAGCGTCGCCAGCCAGTTGCTGGCGGTGCAGATGCCGGTGCTGTCGTGGTGGGCGCTGGTCACGGTGATGACGCGCGCCTCCACCACCATCACCGTGCTGGCGATCTTCACCGTGGGCATCGCGCTGCATCAGCAGGGCCTCACCACGGTCGGCGAGATCGTGATGTTCGTCTCCTTCGCCACCATGCTGATCCAGAAGCTCGAGCAGGTGGTCAGCTTCATCAACAGCGTGTTCATGGAAGCGCCGCGGCTGCAGGAATTCTTCAACGTGCTGGACGCCGTGCCGGCGGTGCGCGACCGCATCGACGCCATCGATCCCGGCCGCCTGCAGGGCCTCGTCGAATTCAACAACGTATCGTTTTCCTATGACGGCAAGCGGCCGGCGATCGCCGACCTGTCCTTCACCGCGCTGCCGGGGCAGACCATCGCGCTGGTCGGCGCCACCGGGGCCGGCAAGTCGACGGCGATCGCGTTGCTGCATCGGGCTTTCGATCCGCAATCCGGCGTCATCAAGATCGACGGCATGGACGTGCGGGGCCTGACCCTGGCGGGGCTGCGGCGCAACATCGGCGTGGTGTTCCAGGAGGCGCTGCTGTTCAACCGCTCGATCGCCGACAACCTGCGCGTCGGCAAGCCGGATGCCACCGAGGAGGAGATGCGCACGGCCGCACGCCGCGCCCAGGCGCTGGATTTCATCGAGCGCAGCGAACGCGGCTTCGAGACCAATGCCGGCGAGCGCGGGCGCATGCTGTCCGGCGGCGAGCGGCAGCGGCTGTCGATCGCCCGCGCGCTGCTGAAGGATCCGCCGATCCTGATCCTCGACGAAGCCACCAGCGCACTCGACGCGGTCACCGAAGCCAAGGTCAACGTCGCTCTCGATGAAGTGATGAAGGGCCGCACCACCTTCGTGATCGCGCACCGGCTGTCGACCATCCGCAACGCCACGCGCATTCTCGTATTCGAGGGCGGCCGGGTGATCGAAAGCGGAACGTTCGACGAACTGGTGGCGCAGGGCGGCCATTTCGCGGCGCTGGCGACGGCGCAATTCATGGTGCAGGAGAATGCCCGCGCGAGCCTGAACCTTCCCGAAGCAGGCCCGGCCATGGCCGCGGCACCGGGACACGTCGAAATTTAG
- a CDS encoding NAD(P)H-dependent flavin oxidoreductase produces MSMPALFKNRLSIPVIGAPLFIISVPALVIAQCKAGIVGSFPALNARPPELLDEWLSQIKEELAAHDKAHPERLSAPFAVNQIVHKSNNRLEHDLAVCEKHKVPMMITSLGAREELNQAAHGWGCIVFHDVINQRFAHKAVEKGADGLILVSAGAGGHAGEISPLAFVAETRQWFDGPVALSGAIANGRAIRAARVLGADFAYIGSAFIATTEANAVPGYKDMIAASAAEDIVYSNLFTGIHGNYLKPSIVAAGMDPDNLPESDATKMNFGTDSNGERPKPKAWKEIWGSGQGIGSVGKVVPVAELIARFKKEYDEAIDPPL; encoded by the coding sequence ATGTCCATGCCTGCTTTGTTCAAGAATCGCCTGTCGATTCCGGTGATCGGTGCGCCGCTGTTCATCATTTCGGTGCCGGCGCTGGTGATCGCGCAGTGCAAGGCTGGCATCGTCGGCTCATTTCCGGCGCTGAATGCGCGACCGCCGGAATTGCTCGACGAGTGGCTGAGCCAGATCAAGGAAGAGCTTGCCGCCCATGACAAGGCGCATCCGGAGCGTCTGTCGGCCCCCTTCGCGGTGAACCAGATCGTGCATAAATCCAATAACCGGCTCGAGCACGATCTGGCCGTCTGCGAGAAGCACAAGGTGCCGATGATGATCACATCGCTCGGCGCCCGCGAGGAGCTGAACCAGGCCGCGCATGGCTGGGGCTGCATCGTGTTTCACGACGTGATCAATCAGCGCTTCGCACACAAGGCGGTAGAGAAGGGCGCCGACGGCCTCATCCTGGTGTCGGCCGGCGCCGGCGGCCATGCCGGCGAAATCTCGCCGCTTGCTTTTGTCGCTGAGACGCGGCAGTGGTTCGACGGGCCCGTCGCGTTGTCGGGCGCGATCGCCAACGGCCGCGCGATCCGCGCTGCACGTGTTCTCGGTGCAGATTTCGCCTATATCGGCTCGGCCTTCATCGCCACCACCGAAGCCAACGCCGTGCCGGGTTACAAGGACATGATCGCTGCCTCGGCTGCCGAGGACATCGTCTACTCGAACCTGTTTACCGGCATTCACGGCAACTACCTGAAGCCCTCCATCGTCGCTGCCGGCATGGACCCCGACAATCTTCCGGAATCCGATGCCACCAAGATGAATTTCGGCACCGACAGCAACGGCGAGCGCCCCAAGCCGAAGGCGTGGAAGGAAATCTGGGGCAGCGGCCAGGGCATCGGCAGCGTCGGCAAGGTGGTGCCGGTGGCGGAATTGATCGCGCGTTTCAAGAAGGAATATGACGAAGCGATCGATCCGCCGCTGTAG
- the hisE gene encoding phosphoribosyl-ATP diphosphatase, translating to MSDSLDRLYRAVIAAKDLDPATSRTARLFQRGPARMAKKLAEEAIEVVIDAVNDRPDAVIRESAELLYNLTVLWASVGVKPGQIWAEMDRRDRMFGIAEKLPKPPKRPRQVDAQPSGRRIVTLEGARRRKLA from the coding sequence ATGAGTGATTCGCTGGATCGTCTTTACCGGGCAGTGATCGCAGCCAAGGATCTCGATCCTGCCACGTCGCGAACCGCGCGCCTGTTCCAGCGCGGCCCCGCCAGGATGGCCAAGAAGCTGGCCGAAGAGGCCATCGAGGTCGTGATCGACGCGGTCAATGACAGGCCGGACGCTGTAATCCGCGAAAGCGCCGAATTGCTTTACAATCTCACCGTGCTCTGGGCCTCCGTGGGCGTGAAGCCTGGCCAGATCTGGGCCGAGATGGACCGGCGAGACCGGATGTTCGGAATCGCCGAAAAGCTTCCCAAACCTCCCAAACGCCCCCGGCAGGTCGACGCCCAGCCCTCAGGGCGACGAATTGTCACGCTCGAAGGCGCGCGACGACGAAAGCTCGCCTGA
- a CDS encoding YqaA family protein, protein MLRRIYDWCIDAAHKPYAIWLMGAVSFAESSFFPIPPDVMLIPMSLARPERAWLYALVCTVTSVAGGIVGYLIGALLYDSVGHWLIQLYGYGDKVEAFRAGYAEYGAWIILLKGLTPIPFKLVTITSGFANYNIWMFIGLSFIARGGRFFLVAILLNRYGVWIRENIEKRLGLWVALAAGVLVLGFIIAFRLL, encoded by the coding sequence ATGCTCAGACGTATCTATGATTGGTGCATCGACGCCGCCCACAAGCCCTATGCAATCTGGTTGATGGGGGCCGTGTCGTTCGCGGAAAGTTCGTTCTTTCCAATACCGCCGGACGTGATGCTGATTCCGATGTCGCTGGCGCGACCGGAGCGGGCCTGGCTCTATGCCCTGGTCTGCACGGTCACGTCGGTGGCCGGCGGCATTGTCGGATATCTGATCGGCGCCCTGCTTTATGACTCGGTCGGCCATTGGCTGATTCAGCTGTATGGCTATGGCGACAAGGTCGAGGCGTTCCGGGCCGGCTACGCCGAGTATGGGGCCTGGATCATCCTGCTGAAGGGCTTGACGCCGATTCCCTTCAAGCTCGTCACAATCACGTCGGGCTTTGCCAATTATAACATCTGGATGTTCATCGGGTTGTCGTTTATCGCCCGCGGCGGCCGGTTCTTCCTGGTGGCCATCCTGCTCAACCGCTATGGCGTCTGGATCCGCGAAAACATCGAGAAGCGTCTGGGCCTGTGGGTGGCGCTTGCCGCCGGTGTGCTGGTGCTCGGCTTCATTATCGCTTTCCGCCTGCTCTGA
- a CDS encoding ABC transporter substrate-binding protein encodes MRSLATIFSRRLLAFWLSTLSLAAIPATHADEARPPVAVQFSLDRAIDAVAAPFVMASTRGLFRAEGLNVSTNVASGTRDTITRIASGASDLALADLNALIRYRDGADAAPVKAVFVFLNKAPYAIVARHSRGVSALSSLDGKTIGVADGDLAIRLWPALARRNGIKLANVKQEKISPAVREPMLSAGQLDAVTGFSYLSAVNLRNRGVPADDLAVFRYADYGSVAYGTVVIVNPKFAADRPEAVRSFLRAVTAGMRLAISQPAQAIDDVIAQMDGGSRELERERLRIVMHDNILTDDVKRDGLGGLDPARFEASLGEIAEDFSFRKRPSVADIFDGTFLPDPAGRKID; translated from the coding sequence ATGCGTAGTCTTGCGACGATATTCTCACGGCGGCTTCTGGCTTTCTGGCTCAGCACATTGAGCCTTGCCGCTATCCCTGCGACACATGCCGACGAAGCCCGGCCTCCCGTCGCGGTTCAGTTTTCACTTGATCGCGCCATCGATGCGGTGGCTGCGCCGTTCGTCATGGCGAGCACGCGCGGCCTGTTTCGTGCCGAAGGGCTGAACGTCTCAACCAACGTCGCCAGCGGCACGCGCGACACCATCACCCGCATCGCCTCGGGCGCCAGCGATCTGGCGCTGGCCGATCTCAATGCCCTGATCCGCTACCGCGACGGCGCCGATGCGGCCCCGGTGAAGGCAGTCTTCGTATTCCTCAACAAGGCGCCCTACGCCATCGTGGCGCGACACAGCCGCGGCGTCTCGGCGCTGAGCAGCCTCGACGGCAAGACCATCGGCGTCGCCGACGGCGATCTCGCGATCCGGCTATGGCCGGCACTGGCGCGGCGCAACGGCATCAAGCTGGCCAACGTCAAGCAGGAGAAGATCAGCCCCGCGGTGCGCGAGCCCATGCTGTCTGCAGGCCAGCTCGATGCCGTGACCGGATTTTCCTATCTGTCGGCGGTCAATCTGCGTAACCGCGGCGTGCCGGCCGACGATCTTGCGGTATTTCGCTATGCCGATTACGGCTCCGTGGCCTACGGCACGGTGGTGATCGTCAATCCGAAATTTGCTGCGGACCGGCCGGAGGCGGTGCGCAGCTTCCTGCGCGCGGTGACCGCCGGCATGCGGCTCGCCATCAGCCAGCCGGCGCAGGCGATCGATGACGTCATCGCCCAGATGGACGGCGGGTCGCGCGAGCTCGAACGCGAACGGCTGCGCATCGTGATGCACGACAACATCCTGACCGACGACGTCAAGCGCGACGGGCTCGGCGGGCTCGATCCCGCCCGCTTCGAGGCATCGCTCGGCGAGATCGCGGAGGATTTCAGCTTCCGCAAACGGCCGTCAGTCGCCGATATTTTCGACGGCACCTTCTTGCCGGACCCGGCGGGGCGCAAGATCGACTGA
- a CDS encoding homoserine kinase, translating into MAVYTDVAADELAAYLARYDIGELMSYKGIAEGVENTNFLLHTSKGSFILTLYEKRVAKDDLPFFLALMSHLASRGISCPQPVKMRDGTMLGTLAGRPAAIIDFLEGVWPRKPNVAQCAGIGEGLAKLHLAGQDFTMPRANALSVSGWRPLFNAAAPRADEVQHGLRDLIATELDYLESGVWPKDLPEGVIHADLFNDNAFFLGDQLSGIIDFTFACNDMLAYDVAICLNAWCFEADHSFNVTKARAFLSAYEKVRKLSDAEQGALPLLARGASLRFLLTRLVDFLNVPAGALVRPKDPLEYVRKLRFHQAVRCMADYGVEA; encoded by the coding sequence ATGGCGGTTTACACCGACGTCGCCGCCGACGAGCTCGCGGCGTATCTGGCGCGTTACGACATCGGCGAGCTCATGTCCTACAAGGGCATCGCCGAGGGCGTCGAGAACACCAACTTCCTGCTGCACACCAGCAAGGGCTCGTTCATCCTCACGCTCTATGAAAAGCGCGTGGCAAAGGACGACCTGCCGTTCTTTCTCGCTCTGATGAGCCATCTGGCGTCGCGCGGCATAAGCTGCCCGCAGCCGGTCAAGATGCGCGACGGCACCATGCTCGGCACGCTGGCCGGCCGTCCCGCCGCCATCATCGATTTTCTCGAAGGCGTCTGGCCGCGCAAGCCGAATGTCGCGCAGTGCGCGGGGATCGGCGAAGGCCTGGCGAAGCTGCATCTGGCCGGCCAGGATTTCACCATGCCGCGCGCCAATGCGCTGTCTGTGTCGGGCTGGCGGCCGCTGTTCAATGCGGCGGCGCCACGCGCCGACGAGGTCCAGCACGGCCTGCGCGACTTGATCGCCACCGAGCTGGACTATCTGGAAAGCGGGGTCTGGCCGAAGGATCTGCCCGAAGGCGTCATCCACGCCGATCTGTTCAACGACAACGCCTTCTTCCTCGGCGACCAATTGTCGGGGATCATCGACTTCACCTTCGCCTGCAACGACATGCTGGCTTACGACGTTGCGATCTGCCTCAACGCCTGGTGCTTCGAGGCCGATCATTCCTTCAACGTCACCAAGGCGCGGGCGTTTCTGTCCGCCTATGAGAAGGTTCGAAAACTGTCGGATGCCGAGCAGGGTGCATTGCCGCTGCTGGCGCGCGGCGCGTCGCTGCGCTTCCTGCTGACCCGCCTGGTCGACTTCCTCAATGTGCCCGCCGGCGCTTTGGTGCGTCCGAAAGACCCGCTGGAATACGTCCGCAAGCTGCGGTTTCATCAGGCCGTGCGCTGCATGGCCGATTACGGCGTCGAAGCCTAG